The proteins below come from a single Gimesia alba genomic window:
- a CDS encoding tetratricopeptide repeat protein, whose translation MKFRLHDLTLVLCFCLISCSCLCGNHVQAQEKTSPQTASPEQDPKAKAAALEHAKQGQAFLKQKNWKDAIAEFEKAVALQPQSSVLHYLLGVSYLEDSQASKSWVEMRKAVLLDSTNKNALRDFLKFWSFFDRKGVLNVGTPEVETLKLLGKPDRQRDQSDETQLIYGFMWLNFREGRLYAVVDTRGLSAEYSKALRSMEFRLGPPWREGYRLMNATNALTEYVLPEEAVQNYKQMFSTQRLFKLGEQLTAKEMMNRMKALVEQSYEVEEWNVIQDGDDDILYEWRVAKSDKTPAQHEINRMVRGKRDMHRLAYVTRKLPLSEEDRRQWIERLKSAKLVEAHPETSPLTAIQKKKLEEQLVTKSREIMVLQLKYIQQGDVDALKPFFTERVRNLITAESLEMAKPQAASATPEDLIHTVQIEGSGAKIRAKIKMKNGRTLTTLIPVGGKWEADTVWFK comes from the coding sequence ATGAAATTTCGTCTGCATGACCTGACTCTCGTTTTGTGTTTCTGTCTGATTTCCTGCAGCTGTCTCTGCGGAAATCACGTGCAGGCACAGGAAAAAACCAGTCCGCAGACAGCCTCTCCTGAGCAGGATCCCAAAGCGAAAGCAGCTGCATTGGAGCATGCAAAACAGGGGCAGGCCTTTCTCAAGCAGAAAAACTGGAAGGATGCGATTGCCGAGTTTGAAAAAGCGGTTGCATTACAGCCTCAAAGCAGTGTCTTGCATTACCTGTTAGGCGTCAGTTATCTGGAAGATTCTCAAGCGTCCAAAAGCTGGGTGGAAATGCGGAAAGCGGTGCTTCTGGATTCCACAAACAAAAATGCGTTGCGCGATTTCCTGAAATTCTGGAGTTTTTTTGATCGGAAAGGCGTCTTAAACGTGGGGACGCCGGAAGTCGAAACACTCAAATTGCTGGGAAAACCGGATCGACAGCGGGATCAGTCCGATGAAACGCAATTGATTTATGGGTTTATGTGGCTCAACTTTCGTGAGGGCAGGCTCTACGCGGTCGTCGATACACGCGGCCTCTCTGCAGAATATTCCAAAGCACTGAGATCAATGGAATTTCGTCTGGGGCCGCCTTGGAGAGAGGGCTATCGGTTGATGAACGCAACCAATGCTCTCACGGAGTATGTCTTACCCGAAGAAGCGGTCCAGAATTACAAGCAGATGTTTTCCACACAGAGGCTGTTCAAGCTGGGTGAGCAACTTACCGCCAAAGAGATGATGAATCGGATGAAAGCCCTGGTTGAGCAGTCCTATGAGGTTGAAGAGTGGAACGTCATTCAAGATGGGGACGATGATATTCTGTATGAGTGGCGTGTGGCCAAAAGTGATAAGACACCGGCCCAACACGAGATCAACAGAATGGTGCGTGGCAAACGTGATATGCATCGTCTGGCTTATGTGACGCGTAAACTACCTCTGAGCGAAGAGGATCGCCGGCAATGGATTGAGCGGCTGAAATCGGCGAAACTGGTGGAGGCACATCCGGAAACAAGTCCGCTGACCGCGATCCAGAAAAAGAAGTTGGAAGAACAGCTGGTTACAAAATCCAGAGAAATCATGGTGCTTCAGTTGAAATATATTCAACAGGGTGACGTCGACGCGCTGAAGCCGTTTTTCACGGAACGTGTACGAAATCTGATTACCGCTGAGTCGTTGGAAATGGCAAAACCGCAAGCTGCTTCTGCCACGCCGGAAGACTTGATTCACACGGTTCAGATTGAAGGATCGGGAGCTAAAATTCGTGCCAAAATCAAAATGAAAAATGGCCGGACTTTAACGACTCTGATTCCTGTTGGGGGTAAATGGGAAGCTGACACAGTCTGGTTTAAGTAA
- a CDS encoding tetratricopeptide repeat protein: MRRYIYRGLLCGVILMPYASGYARAAEETPKADAAKERAMMQLKLSQLIDELTAQIKQTPNESNLFSRRGDAFFFQGKFKAAVADYDKMVELKPSIKASHWRRGIACYYAKQYDEAAKQFEIYHSFDNVDRENGIWRFFSQYQAKGPKQAQQGLLKYEKDDREPFPDIYRLFEGKITPDQILKNIKTAEIDENEREKRHFYAYLYIGLNESLQGRKAAARKYLQKAVNNKWGPRAGFGPNYMWHTGRLELQLLTEPEVTK; the protein is encoded by the coding sequence ATGAGACGTTACATATACCGAGGATTGCTTTGCGGGGTAATTTTAATGCCGTATGCCAGCGGATACGCTCGGGCAGCGGAAGAAACTCCGAAAGCAGACGCCGCGAAAGAACGAGCTATGATGCAGCTCAAACTTTCTCAATTGATCGACGAATTGACGGCTCAGATCAAACAAACTCCCAATGAGAGTAACTTGTTTTCGCGGAGAGGGGATGCGTTCTTCTTTCAAGGCAAATTCAAAGCTGCCGTTGCCGACTATGACAAAATGGTCGAGCTGAAGCCTTCGATAAAAGCTTCTCACTGGCGTCGGGGGATTGCCTGCTATTACGCGAAGCAGTATGACGAGGCAGCGAAGCAGTTTGAAATTTATCATTCGTTCGACAATGTCGATCGCGAGAATGGAATCTGGCGTTTCTTTTCACAGTATCAGGCCAAAGGCCCCAAGCAGGCTCAACAGGGCCTGCTGAAATATGAAAAGGATGATCGCGAGCCTTTCCCGGATATTTACCGCCTGTTCGAAGGCAAAATCACGCCGGATCAGATCTTGAAGAATATTAAGACGGCAGAAATTGATGAAAACGAGCGGGAAAAACGCCACTTTTACGCTTATCTGTATATTGGCTTGAACGAGTCGCTTCAGGGGCGGAAAGCAGCCGCACGCAAATATTTACAAAAGGCGGTCAACAACAAATGGGGGCCACGCGCCGGCTTTGGGCCGAATTATATGTGGCATACCGGTCGTTTAGAGCTACAATTATTAACGGAACCCGAAGTCACGAAGTAA
- a CDS encoding sulfatase family protein yields MNRIVIAFSLVALMLFSQGPLLKAAEQQPNILWIIAEDMGPELGCYGTPEVKTPTLDRLAKNGMLFQNAFTVTPVCSTSRSSFMTGMYAMSIDAHNHRSHREGTNPLPEGVRVITDWLRPAGYTTGNIKTLTTDRKLAKFYKGTGKTDWNFTYPKGKQPFDVKNWDDLKNQQPFYAQINFSETHRGGAWNTSHDHIGYQADPAKVKIPPYYPDHPVTRGVWAQYLNAVMAVDKKVAFILDLLKRDKLDKNTIVIFLGDHGRAMPRGKQWPYDSGLHIPLIIYWPEGNDTLPAPAHYTRGEKSEQLISSIDLSATTLALAGVTKPEKMQGQVFLGTQAEPPRTYVFGGRDRGDETVFHIRTVRDKRFRYLRNKYPEHPFLQINRYKETQYPIIGLLRHLHAEGKLTGPPLALMAKSRPKEELYDLQNDPWEINNLAEDPQSQETKQRLASALDQWMEEIDDKGRIPEDPSIPKFWDERSIRVYSKRLQERPKDWFLTNPALGPYKVESNKSE; encoded by the coding sequence ATGAATCGAATTGTGATTGCGTTCTCACTTGTGGCTTTGATGTTGTTCAGTCAAGGACCTCTCCTCAAGGCGGCTGAGCAACAGCCGAACATTTTGTGGATCATTGCCGAAGACATGGGACCGGAACTAGGCTGTTACGGTACTCCCGAAGTGAAAACGCCCACGCTGGACCGCCTCGCTAAGAACGGCATGCTGTTTCAGAATGCATTCACCGTCACGCCCGTCTGTTCCACCAGCCGTTCTTCATTTATGACAGGCATGTACGCCATGTCGATCGATGCGCACAATCATCGTTCGCATCGCGAAGGAACCAATCCGCTGCCGGAGGGCGTTCGCGTCATCACCGACTGGCTGCGTCCCGCCGGTTACACGACGGGTAATATTAAAACTCTGACCACTGATCGCAAGCTGGCCAAGTTCTATAAAGGAACCGGCAAGACTGACTGGAATTTCACGTATCCCAAAGGCAAACAACCGTTCGACGTGAAGAACTGGGATGACCTGAAGAATCAGCAGCCGTTTTATGCCCAGATTAATTTTTCAGAAACCCATCGTGGCGGTGCCTGGAATACGTCGCACGATCATATCGGCTATCAGGCCGACCCCGCTAAGGTGAAGATTCCCCCTTACTACCCTGACCATCCTGTCACGCGCGGAGTGTGGGCACAATATCTAAACGCTGTAATGGCCGTTGACAAAAAAGTGGCTTTCATTCTGGATCTGTTGAAGCGAGACAAACTCGATAAAAACACGATCGTGATTTTCCTCGGCGATCACGGCCGTGCGATGCCTCGCGGAAAACAGTGGCCGTACGATAGTGGCCTGCATATCCCCCTCATCATTTACTGGCCTGAAGGAAACGATACGCTCCCTGCCCCCGCACATTACACGCGCGGCGAAAAAAGCGAACAGTTGATTTCCTCAATTGACTTGAGCGCAACGACACTCGCCTTAGCAGGCGTTACAAAGCCAGAGAAAATGCAGGGACAGGTCTTTCTGGGAACACAAGCCGAGCCGCCCCGCACGTATGTGTTTGGCGGACGCGACCGTGGCGACGAAACCGTGTTTCACATTCGCACGGTGCGCGACAAACGCTTTCGTTACCTGCGCAACAAATATCCGGAACACCCCTTCCTGCAGATCAATCGTTACAAGGAAACGCAGTATCCCATTATCGGCCTGCTACGCCATTTGCACGCCGAGGGCAAACTGACCGGCCCACCATTAGCACTGATGGCAAAAAGCCGCCCCAAAGAAGAACTTTACGATTTACAGAACGATCCCTGGGAAATTAACAACCTCGCAGAAGATCCCCAATCTCAAGAGACGAAACAACGACTAGCGTCGGCGTTGGATCAGTGGATGGAAGAAATCGACGACAAAGGTCGAATTCCCGAAGATCCTTCCATCCCCAAATTCTGGGACGAACGTTCCATACGCGTTTATTCAAAACGATTGCAGGAACGCCCGA